One window of the Anopheles cruzii chromosome 2, idAnoCruzAS_RS32_06, whole genome shotgun sequence genome contains the following:
- the LOC128268351 gene encoding 1-acyl-sn-glycerol-3-phosphate acyltransferase gamma-like, protein MAGFLGRMKQSTLVHLCFAISFFTSGLIINTMQCILYVGLKPFNKRLYRTIGYYLCYSFYSQLVFLADWWSDTTLNVYISDEDMKYCGTEHVLLLMNHTYEVDWLIGWMLCEKVGVLGNCKAYAKKVIQYIPTIGWAWKFAEFVFLERSFEKDREIIGRQINEILDYPDPVWLLLNAEGTRFTESKHAASVKFAEEKGMVPLKHHLIPRTKGFTASLPYLREKCPSTLDIQLAMSKDSSVKPTIFNILNGKPLTAHMCVRRFPIKSLPQDEKEAAEWMQNLFREKDRMQDSFHRTGSFFTDSGIAERPKITLQRRPMTLLNTVFWAVATLTPMLYYLMKLLFSGEILYFSIGAGIIFAFYMLMVKAIGMSKISKASSYGGGALKKNGHDQDGGAPDATSLSSESDKMK, encoded by the exons ATGGCGGGCTTTCTGGGAAGAATGAAACAGTCGACCCTGGTCCATCTTTGTTTCGCGATATCGTTCTTCACCTCCGGGCTAATCATCAACACGATGCAGTGCATACTGTACGTCGGACTGAAGCCATTCAATAAGCGCTTGTACCGAACGATTGGCTATTACCTGTGCTACTCGTTTTACTCGC AGCTCGTGTTTTTGGCCGACTGGTGGTCGGATACGACGCTGAACGTATACATTAGCGACGAGGATATGAAGTACTGTGGCACGGAGCacgttctgctgctgatgaacCACACGTACGAGGTCGACTGGCTGATCGGATGGATGCTGTGCGAGAAGGTCGGCGTGCTGGGTAATTGTAAGGCGTACGCAAAAAAGGTCATCCAGTATATCCCCACGATCGGTTGGGCGTGGAAGTTTGCCGAGTTTGTGTTTCTCGAGCGATCGTTCGAGAAGGACCGTGAAATCATCGGACGGCAGATCAACGAAATCCTGGACTATCCCGACCCGGTGTGGTTACTACTGAACGCCGAGGGCACCCGCTTCACCGAGTCCAAGCACGCCGCATCGGTAAAGTTCGCCGAAGAGAAGGGTATGGTGCCGCTAAAGCATCACCTCATTCCGCGCACCAAAGGCTTCACGGCCAGCCTGCCGTATCTGCGTGAAAAGTGCCCGTCGACGTTGGACATTCAGCTTGCGATGAGCAAGGACTCGTCG GTTAAACCGACCATTTTCAACATTCTCAACGGTAAGCCGCTGACGGCGCACATGTGTGTTCGCCGTTTTCCCATCAAATCGTTGCCGCAGGACGAAAAAGAGGCAGCCGAATGGATGCAGAATCTGTTCCGCGAGAAGGACCGCATGCAGGACAGCTTCCATCGGACGGGTAGCTTCTTTACCGATTCTGGCATTGCCGAGCGGCCAAAGATAACGCTACAGCGTCGCCCAATGACCCTGCTCAACACGGTGTTCTGGGCGGTGGCCACCCTAACGCCAATGCTCTACTATCTAATGAAGCTGCTGTTTAGCGGAGAGATTCTATACTTTTCGATCGGTGCCGGGATCATTTTTGCGT TCTACATGCTGATGGTGAAAGCGATCGGTATGTCGAAGATCAGCAAAGCCTCGtcgtacggtggtggtgcgttgaagaaaaatggccatgACCAGGACGGAGGCGCGCCGGATGCCACGTCGCTGTCCTCGGAATCGGATAAAATGAAGTAG
- the LOC128279023 gene encoding ankyrin repeat and KH domain-containing protein mask yields MFAEKFFGNLSMDMITSNDSEESIEKLTPGGAKFQAVITDLGKGLLQAAKVGCTEKVHELMSRGAPFTADWLGTTPLHLAARYNHVETCKMLLRAGISKDSKTKVDRTPLHLAVFHGHIEIVELLLSNNCEVDAKDMLKMTALHWAVNQKHSKIVEMLLQNGADPNVVSKFDKTPIQLALESGQGELWQVMLLANQMRAASSEQVGVQDATDSLMYELQQHKERHRGPPADGVDSKSGGGVGGDDDDVEDNITMDLSSDSSSRLTEQQNGADDSRDDADHLIEREDSMSDAMTNLEQSTDTDPKNLDSGTLQMLKEHGIALIPSDDTGSLITSAIQSGRKIVLSEAGKFALNETRNLQQQPQTKSITSTPPQPQSQPRTHPTKVHHHSPAVHTVTLTGNKPKTLKIIKKTTSTTGSYPTTQNQQVHHVQQQRQQTAQPVHVMNAGPTATIRTNQVLKVLSPEEFKQICSGDVGIMKRAPSAEYKKALPSTSVRIPVGGRPQILSTSTTSKQVGKYVMTKSGQRIPLTTTAGMNVISARASEDLVKAKLATSSGVNGLSSTVGGAQPSRHIITSADGVKRLRTATGMEIISTLPTKLPQDTTVSVETGTTRTVSRPHQRIAINNHVPVAAGTTVTSNNATGLIVEVLERQMVELKKLIEDLRKQFELSQKQNEEYRARVEKLEKELRTLKQQSSNGNSFIEIIRSD; encoded by the exons ATGTTTGCGGAGAAGTTTTTCGGCAACCTCAGCATGGATATGATAACGAGTAATGATTCGGAGGAATCGATCGAGAAGCTGACGCCCGGTGGTGCG AAGTTCCAAGCGGTGATAACGGACCTCGGAAAGGGGCTTCTACAAGCCGCTAAAGTAGGCTGTACAGAAAAGGTACACGAGCTCATGAGTCGCGGGGCACCATTTACGGCGGATTGG CTTGGAACGACACCGCTCCATTTGGCCGCACGATACAATCACGTCGAAACGTGCAAGATGCTCCTGCGTGCCGGTATAAGCAAGGACTCCAAAACCAAGGTCGACCGGACGCCGCTCCACTTGGCCGTTTTTCATGGCCATATCGAAATCGTAGAACTGCTGCTGAGCAACAACTGTGAAGTCGATGCAAAGGATATG CTCAAAATGACGGCGCTGCACTGGGCGGTAAATCAGAAGCACAGTAAGATCGTCGAGATGCTCCTGCAAAACGGTGCCGATCCGAATGTGGTCTCAAAGTTCGACAAGACTCCCATCCAGCTGGCGTTGGAGTCGGGCCAGGGCGAGCTGTGGCAAGTGATGTTGCTAGCGAATCAGATGCGAGCGGCAAGCAGCGAACAGGTTGGA GTGCAAGACGCAACGGATAGTTTAATGTacgagctgcagcagcacaaaGAGCGACATCGAGGGCCACCAGCCGACGGAGTGGACTCGAAatctggcggtggcgttggtggcgatgatgacgatgtggAGGACAACATTACGATGGATCTGAGCAGCGACAGTAGCAGCCGCCTGACggagcaacaaaacggtgccgaTGATTCACGGGACGATGCGGACCATTTGATTGAACGGGAGGACAGTATGAGCGATGCAATGACGAACCTGGAGCAGAGCACCGATACGGATCCGAAAAATCTCGATTCCGGTACCCTGCAGATGCTGAAGGAACATGGTATCGCACTGATACCATCCGACGATACCGGCAGCCTTATCACATCCGCCATCCAGAGTGGTCGTAAGATCGTGCTCTCGGAAGCGGGCAAGTTTGCGCTCAACGAAACGCGAAACCTTCAGCAGCAACCCCAGACGAAATCGATTACGTCTACGCCGCCACAGCCACAGTCGCAGCCACGAACCCATCCAACGAAGGTGCACCATCATTCCCCGGCAGTGCACACGGTGACTTTAACGGGAAACAAACCGAAGACTCtcaaaattatcaaaaaaacCACTTCGACCACCGGTTCGTACCCAACGACACAGAATCAACAGGTGCATCACGTCCAGCAACAGCGCCAGCAGACGGCGCAACCGGTGCACGTCATGAATGCCGGTCCGACGGCAACTATCCGGACGAACCAGGTGCTCAAGGTACTGTCTCCGGAGGAGTTTAAGCAAATTTGTAGTGGCGATGTTGGCATCATGAAGCGAGCACCGTCGGCAGAGTACAAAAAAGCGCTTCCATCGACCTCGGTGAG GAtccccgtcggtggccgaccgCAGATACTGAGCACAAGCACCACGTCGAAACAGGTGGGCAAATACGTCATGACGAAGAGTGGTCAACGGATTCCGTTGACGACGACCGCCGGAATGAACGTGATATCCGCTCGTGCCTCGGAAGATTTAGTGAAAGCCAAGCTTGCCACGAGTAGCGGTGTCAACGGACTGTCCTCGACGGTCGGTGGTGCCCAACCCAGCCGGCACATCATTACCTCGGCCGACGGCGTCAAACGGCTGCGGACCGCAACCGGTATGGAGATCATTTCCACTCTACCCACCAAACTGCCCCAGGATACGACCGTATCGGTGGAAACCGGTACCACCCGCACGGTCAGTAGGCCACATCAGCGAATAGCGATAAACAATCACGTTCCTGttgccgccggcaccaccgtcACGAGTAACAACGCCACCGGCCTAATAGTGGAGGTACTCGAGCGGCAGATGGTGGAACTGAAGAAACTCATCGAGGATCTGCGGAAGCAGTTCGAGCTTTCGCAGAAACAGAACGAGGAGTACCGGGCCCGTGTCGAGAAGCTCGAGAAGGAGCTGCGGACACTGAAGCAGCAAAGCAGCAACGGGAACAGTTTCATCGAGATCATCCGGTCCGACTGA
- the LOC128268000 gene encoding collagenase-like: MQPFACITLLLAALGLAQAAPGVRVVNGETAELGQFPYQVRLTLNLPFGKRAVCGGSLLSDEWVLTAAHCLQGVESVEVHLGAVDFNDNTDDGRLVLVSESFFHHDRYNPIFVVNDVGLVRLPEKVPFSERVQPVRRATGQEDFTGRPAVLSGWGLQENGGNVAEKLQYATLNVISNKECAKTYGPLLVKKTTLCARGEQKESPCNGDSGGPLVLVDDNTLVGVVSFGHATGCERGLPGAFARVTAFNDWINEKTGL, encoded by the coding sequence ATGCAACCGTTCGCCTGTATTACCTTGCTGCTGGCCGCACTCGGTCTGGCCCAGGCCGCCCCGGGAGTTCGTGTCGTGAACGGTGAAACAGCAGAGCTGGGTCAGTTTCCGTACCAAGTGCGCCTCACGCTGAATCTGCCGTTTGGCAAGCGTGCCGTTTGTGGCGGAAGCCTGCTCAGCGACGAGTGGGTCCTAACGGCAGCTCACTGTCTGCAGGGCGTTGAATCGGTCGAGGTGCACCTGGGAGCGGTCGATTTTAACGacaacaccgacgacggccgactggtgctggtgtccGAGAGTTTCTTCCATCACGATCGCTACAACCCGATCTTCGTCGTGAACGACGTCGGACTGGTGCGCCTGCCGGAGAAGGTCCCGTTCAGTGAGCGTGTCCAGCCGGTTCGTCGTGCGACCGGGCAGGAAGACTTTACTGGCCGTCCCGCCGTGCTCAGTGGCTGGGGACTGCAGGAGAACGGGGGCAATGTGGCTGAGAAGCTTCAGTACGCCACGCTGAACGTGATTTCGAACAAGGAGTGCGCCAAAACCTACGGTCCGCTGCTGGTGAAGAAGACTAcgctgtgtgcgcgcggtgaACAGAAGGAATCGCCCTGCAACGGAGACTCCGGTGGtccgctggtgctggtcgacGACAACACGCTGGTCGGTGTGGTTAGCTTTGGGCACGCGACGGGATGCGAACGCGGGCTTCCGGGGGCGTTCGCGCGTGTTACGGCCTTCAACGATTGGATCAACGAGAAAACGGGACTGTAA